The following proteins are encoded in a genomic region of Deinococcus sp. YIM 134068:
- a CDS encoding copper resistance CopC family protein, protein MRLLPLLLALILGSALAHTEVTSVTPKSGTAVPAPNAVTLTFSEPVDLRFSTLKVVPLPTGEDAAALAGAVLARRDDAPQRADTSPRLTGRAARVQLPLRPGLTPGSYLVVWRLLSEDGHPVRGHSVFRVR, encoded by the coding sequence TTGCGCCTCCTTCCCCTCCTCCTCGCGCTCATCCTCGGGTCGGCCCTCGCGCACACCGAGGTCACGTCCGTCACGCCCAAGTCGGGCACCGCCGTCCCCGCGCCCAACGCCGTCACCCTGACCTTCAGCGAACCCGTGGACCTGCGCTTCTCCACCCTCAAGGTCGTGCCCCTGCCCACCGGGGAGGACGCGGCGGCCCTCGCGGGGGCCGTCCTCGCCCGCCGGGACGACGCGCCACAGCGGGCGGATACCTCGCCCCGGCTGACGGGCCGGGCCGCCCGCGTCCAGCTCCCGCTGCGCCCCGGCCTCACCCCCGGCAGCTACCTCGTCGTGTGGCGCTTGCTCTCGGAGGACGGCCATCCCGTGCGCGGCCACTCCGTCTTCCGCGTGCGCTGA
- a CDS encoding DUF1775 domain-containing protein, producing MTHRFPQVLPLVLALLLTVAAAHATVRTETGLAESVVGKSETYRLNVPTEKDISTTEIRLVVPAGVTITRFQVTPGFTRSVRTNAAGLVTEVVWRGRVEPLEYARFFFQARNPEEVGELSWKVYQTYSDGTVVAWDDADPEKGPASKIALK from the coding sequence ATGACGCACCGTTTCCCCCAAGTCCTGCCCCTCGTCCTCGCCCTGCTGCTGACCGTGGCCGCCGCTCACGCGACCGTCCGCACCGAGACGGGCCTCGCGGAGTCCGTCGTCGGCAAGAGCGAGACCTACCGCCTGAACGTCCCCACCGAAAAGGACATCAGCACCACCGAGATTCGCCTCGTCGTCCCCGCCGGGGTAACGATCACCCGCTTCCAGGTGACGCCCGGCTTCACCCGCAGCGTCAGGACGAACGCCGCCGGTCTCGTCACCGAGGTCGTGTGGCGCGGGCGCGTGGAGCCGCTGGAGTATGCCCGCTTCTTCTTCCAGGCGCGCAACCCCGAGGAGGTCGGCGAGCTGAGCTGGAAGGTCTACCAGACCTACAGCGACGGCACCGTGGTCGCGTGGGACGACGCCGACCCGGAAAAGGGTCCGGCGAGCAAGATCGCCCTCAAGTAA
- a CDS encoding DUF2946 family protein: protein MTWPRPLLPMRPLLALLVLIAAFTYSLRLGPGMGAGETHRPTGAAHHEHRHGEAAQDIPTLPSHAAHCLFCLTGAFALMPGPDPTLPPTGPAPRVDRAPTPRAAHGLPSPPQARAPPSHPLI from the coding sequence GTGACGTGGCCGAGGCCTCTCCTCCCCATGCGCCCGCTGCTGGCCCTGCTCGTGCTGATCGCAGCGTTCACCTACTCCCTCCGGCTCGGTCCGGGAATGGGGGCGGGGGAGACGCACCGGCCCACCGGGGCGGCCCACCACGAGCACAGGCACGGCGAGGCGGCGCAGGACATCCCCACCCTGCCGTCACATGCGGCCCACTGCCTGTTCTGCCTGACGGGTGCCTTCGCGCTGATGCCCGGCCCGGACCCGACGCTTCCGCCGACCGGCCCGGCCCCGAGAGTGGACCGTGCGCCCACGCCTCGCGCCGCCCACGGCCTGCCGTCCCCACCCCAGGCCCGCGCGCCACCCTCGCACCCCCTCATTTGA
- the gap gene encoding type I glyceraldehyde-3-phosphate dehydrogenase, whose translation MKVGINGFGRIGRLVFRILVERGVEVVAINDLTDNKTLATLLKYDSTAGRFNGTVEYDEEALTVNGQRIAALAERDPAAIRWGELGADIVIESTGIFTDREGAGKHLQGGAKKVIITAPAKNEDISIVLGVNEEQYDPANHHIISNASCTTNSLGAPMKVLDEAFGIEKAIMTTVHSYTNDQRVLDLPHKDLRRARAAAVNIIPTSTGAAKAVSQVYPALKGKFDGTSLRVPTPVGSISDVTVVLGRDVTAQEVNDVFRQAAEGPLRGIVKYTEDPIVLQDIVGDPHSAIIDGGLTLAMGNLVKFFSWYDNEWGYSSRIADLVQMVQEKGA comes from the coding sequence ATGAAGGTAGGCATCAACGGGTTTGGCCGCATCGGGCGCCTGGTGTTTCGCATTCTGGTGGAGCGGGGCGTGGAGGTCGTGGCGATCAACGACCTGACCGACAACAAGACGCTGGCGACGCTGCTGAAGTACGACTCCACCGCCGGACGCTTCAATGGAACCGTGGAGTACGACGAGGAGGCGCTCACCGTCAACGGGCAGCGCATCGCCGCGCTCGCCGAGCGGGACCCGGCGGCGATCAGGTGGGGGGAGCTGGGCGCGGACATCGTGATCGAGTCCACGGGCATCTTCACCGACCGCGAGGGGGCGGGCAAGCACCTGCAGGGCGGCGCGAAGAAGGTCATCATCACGGCACCCGCCAAGAACGAGGACATCTCCATCGTGCTCGGCGTGAACGAGGAGCAGTACGACCCGGCGAACCACCACATCATCTCCAACGCGAGCTGCACGACGAACTCGCTGGGCGCGCCCATGAAGGTGCTGGACGAGGCGTTCGGGATCGAGAAGGCGATCATGACGACCGTCCACTCGTACACGAACGACCAGCGCGTGCTCGATCTGCCGCACAAGGACCTGCGCCGGGCGCGCGCCGCCGCCGTGAACATCATCCCCACCAGCACGGGCGCGGCGAAGGCCGTGTCGCAGGTGTACCCGGCCTTGAAGGGCAAGTTCGACGGCACCTCGCTGCGTGTGCCCACGCCGGTCGGCTCGATCAGCGACGTGACCGTGGTCCTGGGCCGCGACGTGACCGCGCAGGAGGTCAACGACGTGTTCCGTCAGGCCGCCGAGGGGCCGCTCAGGGGCATCGTCAAGTACACGGAGGACCCCATCGTGCTCCAGGACATCGTGGGCGACCCGCACTCGGCGATCATCGACGGCGGGCTGACGCTGGCGATGGGCAACCTCGTCAAGTTCTTCTCCTGGTACGACAACGAGTGGGGCTACTCCAGCCGTATCGCGGACCTTGTGCAGATGGTGCAGGAAAAGGGAGCGTAA
- a CDS encoding phosphoglycerate kinase produces MQTLDALDVSGKRVLVRVDYNVPVKNGVVQDDTRVTASLPTLRKLLDGGASVVLMSHFGRPKGGPEEKYSLRPVAPVLEAALGRPVRFISSLPASEETRAAVEALGPGEVALLENVRFEAGEEKNDPELSKKLAQLGDAFVLDAFGSAHRAHASVSGVADSLPHAAGLLLGTEVDALSRLLKDPARPYVVIIGGAKVSDKIKVIENLLPKVDRMLIGGGMAYTFIKAQGGSIGESIHEDDQLDLARRLLNEYGEKLMLPVDVIAADRFAEDAQTQIVPSNAIPDGWQGLDAGPETVKAYSDALQGAKTVFWNGPLGVFEFAAFAGGTNAIAQAVAELGEGAYTVIGGGDSVSAINRSGQADRVSHISTGGGASLELLEGKALPGVEAMK; encoded by the coding sequence ATGCAGACCCTCGATGCTCTGGATGTAAGCGGCAAACGCGTCCTCGTGCGCGTGGATTACAACGTGCCCGTCAAGAACGGGGTGGTGCAGGACGACACGCGGGTGACGGCGAGTTTGCCGACGCTGCGGAAGTTGCTGGACGGCGGCGCGTCCGTGGTGCTGATGAGCCATTTCGGCAGGCCGAAGGGGGGGCCGGAGGAGAAGTACAGCCTGCGGCCCGTCGCGCCCGTGCTGGAGGCTGCGCTCGGGCGTCCGGTGCGGTTCATCTCCTCCCTGCCTGCCAGCGAGGAGACGCGGGCGGCGGTGGAGGCGCTGGGGCCGGGCGAGGTCGCGCTGCTGGAGAACGTGCGCTTCGAGGCGGGCGAGGAGAAGAACGACCCGGAGTTGAGCAAGAAGCTCGCTCAGCTCGGGGACGCCTTCGTCCTCGACGCCTTCGGGAGCGCGCACCGGGCACACGCCAGCGTGAGCGGGGTGGCGGACTCGTTGCCGCACGCGGCGGGGCTGCTCCTGGGGACCGAGGTGGACGCCCTCTCGCGGCTGCTGAAGGACCCCGCGCGGCCCTACGTCGTCATCATCGGCGGGGCGAAGGTCAGCGACAAGATCAAGGTGATCGAGAACCTGCTGCCGAAGGTGGACCGGATGCTCATCGGCGGCGGGATGGCGTATACCTTCATCAAGGCGCAGGGCGGGAGCATCGGGGAGTCCATCCACGAGGACGACCAGCTCGATCTGGCGCGCAGGTTGTTGAACGAGTACGGCGAGAAGCTGATGCTCCCCGTGGACGTGATCGCCGCCGACCGCTTCGCGGAGGACGCTCAGACCCAGATCGTCCCCAGCAATGCGATTCCCGACGGCTGGCAGGGTTTGGACGCCGGGCCGGAGACGGTAAAGGCATATAGCGACGCCCTCCAGGGCGCGAAGACCGTCTTCTGGAACGGTCCGCTTGGCGTCTTCGAGTTCGCGGCCTTCGCGGGCGGCACGAACGCCATCGCTCAGGCCGTCGCGGAGTTGGGCGAGGGCGCTTACACGGTGATCGGCGGCGGCGACTCGGTGAGTGCCATCAACAGGAGCGGGCAGGCCGACCGGGTGAGCCATATCTCCACGGGCGGCGGCGCGAGCCTGGAGCTGCTGGAGGGCAAGGCGCTGCCGGGCGTGGAAGCGATGAAGTGA
- the tpiA gene encoding triose-phosphate isomerase, protein MTKPRTLLALNWKMNKTPTEAKNWARELAGSFTRGTAELAVMAPAIDLPGLKETLPGGVDVGGQDISPHESGAYTGEISAAMLRDVGATYVVVGHSERREYHGETDALVAAKARQAQSGGLTPIVCVGEGLDVRERGEQVPYTLAQLRGSLEGVGENVVVAYEPVWAIGTGRTATADDAEELAVAIRDALRELYGDVADGLRVLYGGSVKPDNIASICAQPNVNGALVGGASLKVADVVGMNDALK, encoded by the coding sequence ATGACCAAACCAAGAACCCTGCTCGCCCTCAACTGGAAGATGAACAAGACGCCCACGGAGGCGAAGAACTGGGCGCGCGAGTTGGCGGGCAGCTTCACGCGCGGGACTGCCGAACTCGCGGTGATGGCCCCGGCGATTGATCTACCCGGCCTCAAAGAGACGTTGCCCGGCGGGGTGGACGTGGGCGGGCAGGACATCTCCCCGCACGAATCGGGCGCGTACACGGGTGAGATCAGCGCGGCGATGTTGCGGGACGTGGGGGCAACTTACGTGGTCGTCGGGCACTCCGAGCGGCGGGAGTACCACGGGGAGACGGACGCGCTCGTGGCAGCGAAGGCGCGGCAGGCGCAATCGGGCGGGCTGACTCCCATCGTCTGCGTGGGCGAGGGGCTGGACGTGCGCGAGCGCGGGGAGCAGGTGCCCTACACGCTGGCGCAACTGCGCGGCAGCCTGGAGGGTGTGGGCGAGAACGTGGTCGTCGCCTACGAGCCGGTGTGGGCCATCGGCACGGGCCGCACGGCCACCGCCGACGACGCGGAGGAACTCGCCGTCGCCATCCGGGACGCCCTGCGGGAGCTGTACGGCGACGTGGCGGACGGCCTGCGCGTCCTGTACGGCGGCAGCGTGAAGCCGGACAACATCGCCTCTATCTGCGCGCAGCCCAACGTGAACGGGGCGCTCGTGGGCGGGGCAAGTCTGAAGGTGGCCGACGTGGTGGGGATGAACGACGCGCTGAAGTAG
- a CDS encoding helix-turn-helix transcriptional regulator, with protein sequence MDRRLAAPLTAGIGPLLGRERDLVHLKGLLGNGVRLITLRGPGGIGKTALALHLAHAVRDTYDQVEFVDLTSLRDPAGVLGVIAGALPTPPRNSEGLRRIRDFAAQGTTLLVLDNFEQLLPAAGQLGELIATAETLQVVVTSRSALHLHDEHEYPVGPLALPQRARHAAASPAVQLFVTRVQASLPSFELSAGNRADVMRLCEVLEGVPLALELAAARLRTYALPELLARLEHPLGILRADFRDRPERLRSLRAAVQWSYDLLDEGDRAVFECCAVFEGGFTPDALVDVWGGEDVLDRIEALIEQSFLQRLDTPDTRWRMLQPLRELAAGYLEGRPLAPLWRERHALHFLKMIEDRYRRWFQTTTDDRGAYLAHYPNIRAGLVWAVEQRRADLAYRYLGTIGTLWMPFGLLAREAPLAEQVLALPAPADREVRVRALQVGASCLGNAGQFPAQATRLHEILALCRDPEAPESAAWARLNLSWVEREAGRSAEAWQLLQEVLREYAARLGDRTPDRMQRMLHASALLHAALSLLDLGQCDLALDHAAQAHGRYRDAGNSVFELESGAVMGLLMVHLRRLPEARLRLLAGLHESVDRGFRGVAEDTLRWGFTALAAEGQEWKVLVQLVAFVNDPALERAQSAPDRRVRQHLALARAALGEADFREAWEAGTRLLLPDAVELAERLAQEPGPPQARAASELTLTPREWEVLALVSQGHPDRRIAGRLGISPGTASKHVGNLLGKLGLQNRVELTRWAIEQGRADQS encoded by the coding sequence ATGGACCGTCGGCTGGCAGCGCCGCTCACGGCAGGGATCGGCCCCCTCCTGGGCCGCGAGCGGGACCTGGTGCATCTCAAAGGACTCCTGGGGAATGGAGTCCGGCTGATCACGTTGCGCGGTCCGGGCGGCATCGGCAAGACGGCCCTCGCCCTGCACCTCGCCCATGCCGTTCGGGACACCTACGATCAGGTCGAGTTCGTGGACCTGACCTCCCTGCGGGACCCGGCGGGGGTGCTCGGCGTGATCGCGGGGGCGCTCCCCACCCCTCCACGGAACTCGGAGGGACTGCGGCGGATTCGTGACTTCGCCGCGCAGGGGACGACATTGCTGGTGCTGGACAATTTCGAGCAGCTTCTTCCCGCTGCGGGACAGCTCGGCGAGCTGATCGCCACGGCAGAAACCCTTCAGGTGGTGGTGACCAGCCGCTCGGCGCTGCACCTGCACGACGAACACGAGTACCCGGTCGGGCCGCTGGCGCTGCCACAGCGCGCCCGGCACGCGGCGGCGAGTCCCGCCGTGCAACTGTTCGTGACGCGCGTTCAGGCCAGCCTGCCCTCCTTCGAGCTGAGCGCGGGCAACCGGGCGGACGTGATGAGGCTCTGCGAGGTGCTGGAGGGCGTCCCGCTGGCCCTGGAACTCGCCGCCGCCCGCCTGCGGACCTATGCGCTGCCGGAACTGCTGGCCCGGCTGGAGCACCCGCTCGGCATTCTGAGGGCGGACTTCCGGGACCGGCCCGAACGCCTGCGCTCGCTGAGGGCCGCCGTGCAGTGGAGTTACGACCTGCTGGACGAGGGGGACCGGGCCGTGTTCGAATGCTGCGCGGTCTTCGAGGGCGGCTTCACCCCGGACGCGCTGGTGGATGTCTGGGGCGGCGAGGACGTGCTCGACCGGATCGAGGCGCTGATCGAGCAGAGCTTCCTGCAACGGCTGGATACGCCGGACACGCGCTGGAGGATGCTGCAACCGCTGCGGGAACTCGCCGCCGGGTACCTGGAGGGCCGTCCGCTGGCCCCGCTCTGGCGCGAACGCCACGCCCTGCACTTCCTGAAGATGATCGAAGACCGCTACCGGCGCTGGTTTCAGACGACCACCGACGACCGGGGAGCGTACCTGGCGCACTATCCCAACATCCGCGCGGGGCTGGTCTGGGCCGTGGAACAGCGCCGGGCAGACCTCGCCTACCGTTACCTCGGAACCATCGGGACGCTGTGGATGCCCTTCGGCCTGCTCGCTCGGGAAGCGCCGCTGGCGGAGCAGGTCCTCGCGCTGCCCGCGCCCGCCGACCGGGAGGTGCGGGTGCGGGCGCTGCAGGTCGGCGCGAGCTGCCTGGGCAACGCCGGGCAGTTCCCGGCGCAGGCCACGCGGCTGCACGAGATTCTGGCGCTGTGCCGCGACCCGGAGGCCCCCGAGAGTGCCGCCTGGGCCAGGCTCAATCTCTCGTGGGTCGAGCGGGAGGCGGGCCGCAGCGCGGAGGCCTGGCAGCTTCTGCAAGAGGTCCTGCGCGAGTACGCGGCGCGGCTGGGGGACCGGACCCCGGACCGCATGCAGCGGATGCTGCACGCCAGCGCCCTGCTGCACGCGGCCCTGAGCCTGCTCGACCTGGGACAGTGCGACCTGGCGCTCGACCACGCGGCCCAGGCCCACGGGCGCTACCGGGACGCCGGGAACAGCGTGTTCGAACTCGAATCGGGGGCCGTGATGGGCCTGCTGATGGTGCATCTGCGCCGACTTCCGGAAGCCCGACTCCGGCTGCTCGCCGGTCTGCACGAGTCGGTCGATAGGGGGTTCCGGGGCGTGGCGGAGGATACCCTGCGCTGGGGATTCACGGCCCTCGCCGCCGAAGGGCAGGAGTGGAAGGTCCTGGTGCAGCTCGTGGCGTTCGTGAACGATCCGGCGCTGGAACGCGCGCAGAGCGCCCCGGACCGCCGGGTTCGGCAGCATCTGGCCCTGGCCCGCGCGGCGCTGGGGGAGGCGGACTTTCGGGAAGCCTGGGAAGCCGGGACGCGCCTGCTGCTGCCGGACGCCGTGGAGCTGGCCGAACGGCTGGCACAGGAGCCGGGTCCGCCCCAGGCCCGCGCCGCCTCCGAGCTGACCCTGACCCCCCGCGAGTGGGAAGTGCTGGCGCTGGTCTCGCAGGGGCACCCGGACCGCCGCATTGCCGGGCGGCTGGGCATCAGTCCGGGCACCGCGAGCAAACACGTCGGCAACCTGCTCGGGAAGCTGGGCCTGCAGAACCGGGTGGAGCTGACCCGCTGGGCCATCGAGCAGGGGCGGGCGGACCAGTCGTAA
- the asnS gene encoding asparagine--tRNA ligase — protein MTATDTDVTIHDLGQHVGETVTLSAWLTDKSGKGKLQFLKLRDGSGFVQATVFRGDVTEEVFEAARRLSQEQAVRVTGEVRSDERAPGGVELSVRDLVPYAENGGEYPITPKEHGIEFLLDHRHLWLRHRRPWAVLRVRDCVQRSIVDFFHGEGFVRFDAPFFTPNAAEGTTELFEIDLFGEDRAYLSQTGQLHAEAGALAFGKVYTFGPTFRAEKSRTRRHLLEFWMVEPEVAPSSHEENMALQERFVSFLVRRVLEECGAELETLGRDVERLRPAASGNYPRVTYTEALEIIRQHIEAGDLPPNVQPDVQPVEWGDDLGAPHETILGSHFDRPVIVEKYPAAIKAFYMQPDPGDARLALCDDMIAPEGYGEIIGGSERIHDYELLRSRIEHEGLPLEAFDWYLDLRRYGSVPHAGFGMGLERVVAWITGIDHIREAIPFPRMLTRMVP, from the coding sequence GTGACCGCGACGGATACTGACGTAACAATTCATGACCTCGGGCAGCATGTGGGCGAGACGGTGACGCTCTCCGCCTGGCTGACCGACAAGAGCGGCAAGGGCAAGCTTCAATTCCTGAAACTGCGCGACGGCTCGGGCTTCGTGCAGGCGACGGTGTTCAGGGGGGACGTGACGGAGGAGGTGTTCGAGGCGGCGCGGCGGCTTTCTCAGGAGCAGGCCGTGCGGGTGACGGGCGAGGTGCGCTCGGACGAGCGGGCACCGGGCGGGGTGGAGCTGAGCGTGCGCGACCTCGTGCCCTACGCGGAGAACGGGGGCGAGTACCCCATCACGCCGAAGGAACACGGGATAGAATTCCTGCTCGACCACCGCCACCTCTGGCTGCGGCACCGCCGCCCGTGGGCCGTGCTGCGGGTGCGGGACTGCGTGCAGCGTTCCATCGTGGACTTCTTCCACGGGGAGGGCTTCGTGCGCTTCGACGCGCCCTTCTTCACGCCGAACGCGGCGGAGGGCACGACCGAGCTGTTCGAGATCGACCTCTTCGGGGAGGACCGGGCGTACCTCTCGCAGACCGGGCAACTGCACGCGGAGGCGGGGGCGCTCGCCTTCGGCAAGGTCTACACCTTCGGGCCGACTTTCCGGGCGGAGAAGAGCAGGACGCGGCGGCACCTGCTGGAGTTCTGGATGGTGGAGCCGGAGGTCGCGCCGAGCAGCCATGAGGAGAACATGGCGCTCCAGGAGCGGTTCGTCTCCTTCCTCGTGCGGCGGGTGCTGGAGGAGTGCGGGGCGGAGCTGGAAACGCTGGGGCGCGACGTGGAGAGGCTGCGGCCCGCCGCGTCAGGCAACTACCCGCGCGTGACGTACACGGAGGCGCTGGAGATCATCCGGCAGCATATCGAGGCGGGCGACCTGCCGCCGAACGTGCAACCCGACGTGCAGCCCGTGGAGTGGGGGGACGATCTGGGCGCGCCGCACGAGACGATCCTGGGGTCTCACTTCGACCGGCCCGTCATCGTCGAGAAGTATCCGGCGGCGATCAAGGCGTTCTACATGCAGCCCGACCCAGGGGACGCGCGGCTGGCCCTGTGCGACGACATGATCGCGCCGGAGGGGTACGGCGAAATCATCGGCGGCTCGGAGCGCATCCACGACTACGAGCTGCTGCGGTCGCGGATCGAGCACGAGGGGCTGCCGCTCGAAGCGTTCGACTGGTATCTGGACCTGCGCCGATACGGGAGCGTGCCGCACGCGGGCTTCGGGATGGGGCTGGAGCGGGTCGTCGCGTGGATCACGGGCATCGACCACATCCGCGAGGCGATTCCCTTTCCCCGAATGCTGACGCGGATGGTGCCTTGA